The window CGGCGTGGATGCGCAGTTTGCCCAAATCGCGGCCCTGTCCGAGAAAATAGATGCGCTGCCAATGCTGGCGCCAGATCAGGCAGGAGCAAAGCCCATGGCCGGGCAGTCTGCTCAGGGCGCATCCACTGGGAGCGACACGAACGAAACAAATTCGGCTGCCGCTACAGAAGCGTGGTATGAGCGCGCCTGGAATGAAGTGAAAACCTGGCCGGGTGCGGCCTGGGATGGGTTGCGTTCCGATCTTGGCGGTATTGTCCGCGTAGAAAAGCTGGCCGACCCGAACCAGCTGTTGCTCACGGTTGATCAGGCCGCGCAACTGCGGGGCAACCTGAAACAGTATTTGCATTTTGCCCAGCAGGCATTGCTGAACGGGCAACAGGGTATCTGGACGGCTTCGCTTGAAACTGTGGTAAAGGGCATTAAACAAAGTTTCAATCAGGATTCGGTGGAAACGCAACAGGTGCTTGCCCAGCTTCAGCAATTGCTCAAGGCAGGTGTCAGACCTGAATTGCCATCGATCACGCAGAGCGTGAAGGCAGTTGAGGAAACCCGCAAGCAGCTTAAATCCACGAATCCCGGACAGGAGTAATGCATGCGAACCAGTTTGAAATTACTTGTCCTGTTTGCTGTTGCCGTTGCTGCTGCGCTATTGCTGCGTGATTCCAGTGGCTATTTCATGGTGGTGACCGGCGATGAACGCCGGACGGTTTCGCTGGCGGCGGGCCTGGTATTCATCGTCATTGCCTTTTTCATTTTTTATCTGGTCTTCCGTTTCATCGGTGTTCTGATGGATGCGCCAACAAGATGGCGTAACTGGAATCAGCGCCGTCATACCCGTAAGGACTACGATCTGCTGGAGCGCGGCTGGGTGGAATTGCTGGAGGGACGCAGCAGCCCTGCAGAGAAGGATCTGACTCGTTTGCTCAATCGCAGTCGTGATAACGGTCGTGCTGCCCTGGCCAGTCTGGCGGCAGCCAAGGCGGCGCATAATCAGTCGCGCTATGCCGAACGTGATGCACTGCTTTTAACGGCACAATCCAAGGCCCAGGGTAACCCCAGAATGCTGGATGCCACAACCACCATCCGTGCAGAAATGCTGCTGGAGCAGGGTGAGTCCAAACAGGCACTGGCATTGCTTGAACCATTGGCACAAGCCGGGGGCGCGAATCAGGACCATCTCCAGCGGCTGCTGCTGCGCGGCTACAAGCAACTTGGCAATCAGGATAAATTGTTGCAGGTCGCCCGTACGCTCAGCAAGAAAGGTGCTATCGACACGTTCGAGGGGCAACGCCTTATTGAGCACGCCGGTGCGGCGGTCATGAAAGCGACGACGCGCGATAGTTGGGCCAATACCTGGAAATCATTCAGCAGCGCCGAGAAAGCCATGCCGCTGGTCGCACTGGCTGCGGCCGAGAAAGCACAGGCGGCAGGCCACTTCGACACAGCAGGACAGATTCTGGAAGCGTCGTTACGCGAACATATTGACGCCCGGCTGCTCAACGCCTACGTACAGTGTCCGGCCGATCAGGTGAATGGGCGTCTGACCAAAGCACAGCAATGGCTGGAAAAAGACGAGAACAATCCTGATCTGCTTAACGCACTGGGTTTTCTGTGCCTGGCTGCGCAGTTATGGGGGCAGGCCGAGCGTTATCTGACACGCAGTCTCAAGTTGCGTGAAGATCCGCGTACACATACCTTACTTGGCGCGCTTTATGACCGTCTGGGCAAGCCTGCCGAGGCAGTCAAACATTGGCGGTTCGCAACGGCATCGATCTCCATGCTACCCACGGTGGAGGGAGAAAAATATCTGCCGGCAGCCGATACCCGTATGGATCCGGACGGCCCGCCTGATCGCAAGCGTGCCGAGCAGCAGGTTGAGCCGGAACGCGCAGATGAAGCATCTGCAAAAACCATTTATGCCAAACGACAGGAAGCCGATGATGAGTACTTTGATAGTGCGCCTATTCCCGGTATCCGCGCCGATGAATTGAATGAAAAATCGTAATTCCGAAAACCGTAACTACAGTAACCAGAAGAGTTGACTATGAGCTTGAAAAATGTCCCGGCCGGTTCCAAAACACCGGAAGAATTCAATGTTGTAATTGAAATTCCGATGAATGCCGATCCGGTTAAATACGAAGTAGATAAAGACACCGGTGCGGTGTATGTTGATCGCTTCATGATGACGGCCATGCATTATCCCTGCAACTATGGCTATATTCCGGATACACTGGCTGACGATGGTGATCCGGTGGATGTGCTGGTGATTACACCGTTTCCCGTTGCCGTTGGATCAGTTATCAAATGCCGTGCCCTGGGCGTGTTGCAAATGGATGACGAAGCAGGTGGTGACGCTAAACTGCTGGCCCGTCCGGTAGACAAACTGTATCCTCCCTATAGCTCCCTGAATGCCCATACTGATCTGCCAGAGCTGGATCTGCAGCGTATCCAGCACTTTTTCGAGCATTACAAAGATCTCGAAAAAGGCAAGTGGGTGAAAGTGAAGGGTTGGGAAGGCATTGATGCGGCGCATGCCGAGATCACCAGCAGTATCGAACGATTCCAGAAAGGTAAATAATCCACTGGTTTCCAACCATGTTTAAAAAAGGGCACGGCAGTACACGACCGGGCCCTTTTTTGATGGCGCGCACCAGAGCAGCAAGCTGGCCTGCCGCAATGCTTTATTGATTAACGATAACCAAGACCATGAAGAGACTGCTATGACTTATGTATTTCCCGCCCCTGAGGTGGTTTCCCTTGCGATTGCTGGTAGCGATGCACGTTTCCCGGTGCGTCGTGTTTACTGCGTAGGACGCAATTACGCCGAGCATGCCAAGGAAATGGGTTTTACCGGCCGTGAAGATCCGTTCTTTTTCAGCAAACCTGCTGACGCATTGCTGCCTATCGCCGATGGTGAAACCGGACAAATGCCGTATCCATCCAAAACGTCCAACCTGCACTACGAAATGGAATTGGTTGTCGCCATTGGCAAAAGGGGCAAGGACGTGTCTGTAGAGGAGGCTGCGCAGATGGTTTTCGGCTACGCACTGGGTCTGGACATGACCCGACGTGATCTGCAGGGCGAGGCCAAGAAGCAGGGTCGGCCCTGGGAAGTGGGCAAGGCCTTTGATCTGTCAGGCCCTATCGGACCTGTGCATCCGGCGGCAACGGTTAAGGACATTGACACGGCGGCAATCTCGCTGGATGTGAACGGTGAAACGCGTCAGAGCAGCACCATCGCGTCGCTGATCTGGTCCATTCCGGAATCCATTGCGTATCTGTCCGGCCTGTTTGAGCTGCAGCCCGGCGATCTGATTTTTTCCGGCACCCCCGAAGGCGTGGGCGCGGTCGTTGCCGGCGATGAGCTGGTCGGTAAAGTTGAAGGACTGGGCCAGTTGAACGTGCGAATCGTCTGATGCATTACCTGCATCCCTGCGCCAAAAGCGGGCAGGGATGCAAGAAAACGCCTTTTTTCTGTGCATGCAGAAGCTGCGCTAAAAGCCATTTTCCGGCGCTTCTGCACTGAATCAGACAGCCTGCCACCGGTACAAAACGTTAAATATTAAGACACCGGCAAAATCAGGGATTCAGCCTTTTGCAAGCTAAATCAATCAGATAGCCTCATTGACCACGATCTGAAAAAATTGCAAATGTTACAAATATAAGCACTTTATAGTCGTTCTGTAATGACCTTTCGAGCGAAAGTGCGAATAATGGTTTGTACTGATTTCGCAATTCAAATAAAGAGGTTAAGTCATGAAAGTTAATACGACACGCTCAATAGTTTTGACAGCAGTATTCGCCGGTCTGTTAGGTCTGGCGGGATGCGATAAAGGTGCAGATTCCTCGGCTCCTGCTGATACGCCAGCCGCATCATCTGAAGCACCGGCTACATCGGCACCCGCTGATTCCGGCACAACGCCTGCGCCGTCTGGCGAAGCCCCCGCTTCTGGCGAAGCCCCTGCGTCTGGCGGCAGCCAGCCACAATAAAGAAGAGGGATGTATGAATTTAAATAAAACACGTCTGGCGGTGCTGGCTGCCGTCATGGCTGGCGTTGTTGGGCTGGCCGGGTGTGACAAAGGCTCGGATTCTGCCGCACCCGAAACGCCTGCGGCGACATCCGAGGCGCCAGCCACGCCGGCGCCGGCTGCGGAGCCTGCAGCACCTGCTGCGCCGGCAGAGTCTTCACCGGCGCCGGCTGATTCCGGTACTGCATCTTCCTCTGCTGCAGGTGAGACGCCAGCGCCAGCGGCCGATTCTTCGGCTGGGGCAGACAGTAACCTGCCGCAAACCTGCCAGGATTACTTCAAAAAGGCCGAGGACCTGGTTGCGAAGGCAGGCGGTTCTGCTGATCAGATGAAACAGATGATGGATCAACAGCGCTCACAGATGGCCGCGATCAAGGATCAGGCGCAACTGGAGTCCAGCTGCAAGCAGGCACTGGATATGCTGGATCAGCAGATGAAACAAATGCCACAATAAGTATTAAACGTTGGGCGCATTCCTGCGGGGATGCGCCGCTAAAACAACGATGGAGTTTTTGCAAAGTCTCTCCATCATGGTTACTCTCTCTGGGCGACTCGACAATCATATTGTTGGTCGCTTTTTTTTGTGCTGATACCGGCAGTGTCACGCGCCGCCGGTATGTTAACTGTCTGCCTGGCTTCAGGTTTTTTTCAGGCACGTGCTCATGAATGTTTTGCGCGCGTCGCCGGTGAGGGATTTGGCTTTTGCGTCCTTGTTGCAGTCGGCCATCCGTTGCTGGGAACTGCTTAGCGGTTTGCCGTCTTTGGTCGTGCTGTTATTGCTCAGGCATTCTTTCATAAACTGCTTACGCTGGTCGCCATGCAGATTTTTGGTTTTGGCATCTGCATTGCAGGTCGTCATACG of the Advenella mimigardefordensis DPN7 genome contains:
- the ppa gene encoding inorganic diphosphatase; translated protein: MSLKNVPAGSKTPEEFNVVIEIPMNADPVKYEVDKDTGAVYVDRFMMTAMHYPCNYGYIPDTLADDGDPVDVLVITPFPVAVGSVIKCRALGVLQMDDEAGGDAKLLARPVDKLYPPYSSLNAHTDLPELDLQRIQHFFEHYKDLEKGKWVKVKGWEGIDAAHAEITSSIERFQKGK
- a CDS encoding DUF5339 family protein; the protein is MNLNKTRLAVLAAVMAGVVGLAGCDKGSDSAAPETPAATSEAPATPAPAAEPAAPAAPAESSPAPADSGTASSSAAGETPAPAADSSAGADSNLPQTCQDYFKKAEDLVAKAGGSADQMKQMMDQQRSQMAAIKDQAQLESSCKQALDMLDQQMKQMPQ
- a CDS encoding PsiF family protein, translated to MNIVSKSACAAAVAASLLCMTAMAQTAAPAKKENSQQSRMTTCNADAKTKNLHGDQRKQFMKECLSNNSTTKDGKPLSSSQQRMADCNKDAKAKSLTGDARKTFMSTCLKKT
- a CDS encoding fumarylacetoacetate hydrolase family protein, yielding MTYVFPAPEVVSLAIAGSDARFPVRRVYCVGRNYAEHAKEMGFTGREDPFFFSKPADALLPIADGETGQMPYPSKTSNLHYEMELVVAIGKRGKDVSVEEAAQMVFGYALGLDMTRRDLQGEAKKQGRPWEVGKAFDLSGPIGPVHPAATVKDIDTAAISLDVNGETRQSSTIASLIWSIPESIAYLSGLFELQPGDLIFSGTPEGVGAVVAGDELVGKVEGLGQLNVRIV
- a CDS encoding heme biosynthesis HemY N-terminal domain-containing protein; protein product: MRTSLKLLVLFAVAVAAALLLRDSSGYFMVVTGDERRTVSLAAGLVFIVIAFFIFYLVFRFIGVLMDAPTRWRNWNQRRHTRKDYDLLERGWVELLEGRSSPAEKDLTRLLNRSRDNGRAALASLAAAKAAHNQSRYAERDALLLTAQSKAQGNPRMLDATTTIRAEMLLEQGESKQALALLEPLAQAGGANQDHLQRLLLRGYKQLGNQDKLLQVARTLSKKGAIDTFEGQRLIEHAGAAVMKATTRDSWANTWKSFSSAEKAMPLVALAAAEKAQAAGHFDTAGQILEASLREHIDARLLNAYVQCPADQVNGRLTKAQQWLEKDENNPDLLNALGFLCLAAQLWGQAERYLTRSLKLREDPRTHTLLGALYDRLGKPAEAVKHWRFATASISMLPTVEGEKYLPAADTRMDPDGPPDRKRAEQQVEPERADEASAKTIYAKRQEADDEYFDSAPIPGIRADELNEKS